A single region of the Silene latifolia isolate original U9 population chromosome 8, ASM4854445v1, whole genome shotgun sequence genome encodes:
- the LOC141594092 gene encoding uncharacterized protein LOC141594092 isoform X1 has translation MLDSSTKPPENRIHLFDPVGLINDGYGGTYRSSNYAVKPRRPTKSYGNFEEVATNGGLKSYDSFNTDENGVGALRSYDSYTDPNVPGLRSYDSFSMETNNNGGNNTRSYDHNNNNDDTNGLELRFGVHDNNNNGEMDEDYDVSTPRLWKPSSPTSPNKSLNSSSYFQNNNSFNSTNSTNNSGNSSPFHPRNSKSLNSSPLHPSILKPTNSNNNNNNNNNNNSSVIAVNSMSLNPSSPRHNYPQNLSPSSRTQAIAKGRRELMDMVRDLPESFYELSLKDIVDKKTEYGVQKGVGIGIDISEEKKGGKDNGIKPMETNKTMKKKSKKVKKSESKKKMVVVRGKNVDRGRFLLRTSVFPIFSRSKKNKKRLVNGNSFKVAPMSKPNPSSNGSMKVVEKDWWGRKSTIESDDGNGVSNKSESSESSSISSRSSSSNGRFRDRFLPTCCLFNGRRIRSKK, from the exons ATGCTTGATTCAAGTACCAAACCTCCCGAAAATCGAATCCATCTATTCGATCCAGTCGGCCTAATCAACGACGGCTATGGCGGTACATACCGATCATCAAACTACGCCGTAAAACCAAGAAGGCCAACAAAGTCATATGGCAACTTTGAAGAAGTTGCCACAAATGGAGGCCTAAAATCTTATGATAGCTTCAACACCGATGAAAACGGTGTTGGAGCGCTTAGATCATATGATAGCTACACGGACCCAAATGTCCCGGGTCTAAGATCATATGATAGTTTTAGTATGGAAACTAATAATAATGGAGGAAATAATACAAGGTCTTATGATcataacaacaacaatgatgataCAAATGGTTTAGAGTTAAGGTTTGGAGTacatgataataacaacaatggtGAAATGGATGAAGATTATGATGTTTCGACACCGCGATTGTGGAAACCTAGCTCTCCTACTAGCCCTAATAAGTCCTTgaattcttcttcttatttccaAAATAATAATAGTTTTAATTCAACAAATTCTACTAATAATTCCGGAAATTCTTCCCCTTTTCATCCTAGAAATTCTAAGTCATTGAATTCTTCCCCTCTTCATCCTTCAATTCTTAAGCCTACgaatagtaataacaataataataataataataataataattcctctGTTATCGCGGTCAATTCCATGTCTTTAAACCCTAGTAGTCCAAGACATAACTACCCTCAAAACCTATCGCCGAGTTCTAGGACTCAAGCGATAGCAAAAGGGCGGCGAGAGCTCATGGATATGGTAAGGGACTTACCCGAGAGCTTTTACGAGTTGTCGTTGAAAGACATTGTTGATAAGAAAACAGAGTATGGTGTTCAAAAGGGTGTTGGTATTGGTATTGATATTTCTGAGGAAAAGAAGGGTGGTAAGGACAATGGGATTAAGCCAATGGAGACGAATAAGACGATGAAGAAAAAGTCGAAGAAAGTTAAGAAAAGTGAGAGTAAGAAGAAGATGGTGGTGGTAAGAGGTAAAAATGTTGATAGAGGAAGGTTTCTACTAAGGACTTCTGTTTTTCCAATATTTTCGCGgtcaaagaaaaataaaaagagatTGGTTAATGGTAATAGCTTTAAGGTAGCTCCAATGTCGAAACCAAACCCGTCTTCAAATGGGTCCATGAAGGTTGTAGAGAAAGATTGGTGGGGGAGGAAATCGACTATCGAGAGTGATGATGGTAATGGAGTGAGTAATAAGAGCGAGAGCAGTGAAAGCAGCAGTATCAGCAGTCGTAGCAGTAGTAGCAACGGGAG GTTCAGAGACAGGTTTTTACCTACTTGTTGCCTTTTCAATGGAAGGAGAATCAGAAGCAAAAAATGA
- the LOC141594092 gene encoding uncharacterized protein LOC141594092 isoform X2 encodes MLDSSTKPPENRIHLFDPVGLINDGYGGTYRSSNYAVKPRRPTKSYGNFEEVATNGGLKSYDSFNTDENGVGALRSYDSYTDPNVPGLRSYDSFSMETNNNGGNNTRSYDHNNNNDDTNGLELRFGVHDNNNNGEMDEDYDVSTPRLWKPSSPTSPNKSLNSSSYFQNNNSFNSTNSTNNSGNSSPFHPRNSKSLNSSPLHPSILKPTNSNNNNNNNNNNNSSVIAVNSMSLNPSSPRHNYPQNLSPSSRTQAIAKGRRELMDMVRDLPESFYELSLKDIVDKKTEYGVQKGVGIGIDISEEKKGGKDNGIKPMETNKTMKKKSKKVKKSESKKKMVVVRGKNVDRGRFLLRTSVFPIFSRSKKNKKRLVNGNSFKVAPMSKPNPSSNGSMKVVEKDWWGRKSTIESDDGNGVSNKSESSESSSISSRSSSSNGRYFLKWLRCFIHMTKN; translated from the coding sequence ATGCTTGATTCAAGTACCAAACCTCCCGAAAATCGAATCCATCTATTCGATCCAGTCGGCCTAATCAACGACGGCTATGGCGGTACATACCGATCATCAAACTACGCCGTAAAACCAAGAAGGCCAACAAAGTCATATGGCAACTTTGAAGAAGTTGCCACAAATGGAGGCCTAAAATCTTATGATAGCTTCAACACCGATGAAAACGGTGTTGGAGCGCTTAGATCATATGATAGCTACACGGACCCAAATGTCCCGGGTCTAAGATCATATGATAGTTTTAGTATGGAAACTAATAATAATGGAGGAAATAATACAAGGTCTTATGATcataacaacaacaatgatgataCAAATGGTTTAGAGTTAAGGTTTGGAGTacatgataataacaacaatggtGAAATGGATGAAGATTATGATGTTTCGACACCGCGATTGTGGAAACCTAGCTCTCCTACTAGCCCTAATAAGTCCTTgaattcttcttcttatttccaAAATAATAATAGTTTTAATTCAACAAATTCTACTAATAATTCCGGAAATTCTTCCCCTTTTCATCCTAGAAATTCTAAGTCATTGAATTCTTCCCCTCTTCATCCTTCAATTCTTAAGCCTACgaatagtaataacaataataataataataataataataattcctctGTTATCGCGGTCAATTCCATGTCTTTAAACCCTAGTAGTCCAAGACATAACTACCCTCAAAACCTATCGCCGAGTTCTAGGACTCAAGCGATAGCAAAAGGGCGGCGAGAGCTCATGGATATGGTAAGGGACTTACCCGAGAGCTTTTACGAGTTGTCGTTGAAAGACATTGTTGATAAGAAAACAGAGTATGGTGTTCAAAAGGGTGTTGGTATTGGTATTGATATTTCTGAGGAAAAGAAGGGTGGTAAGGACAATGGGATTAAGCCAATGGAGACGAATAAGACGATGAAGAAAAAGTCGAAGAAAGTTAAGAAAAGTGAGAGTAAGAAGAAGATGGTGGTGGTAAGAGGTAAAAATGTTGATAGAGGAAGGTTTCTACTAAGGACTTCTGTTTTTCCAATATTTTCGCGgtcaaagaaaaataaaaagagatTGGTTAATGGTAATAGCTTTAAGGTAGCTCCAATGTCGAAACCAAACCCGTCTTCAAATGGGTCCATGAAGGTTGTAGAGAAAGATTGGTGGGGGAGGAAATCGACTATCGAGAGTGATGATGGTAATGGAGTGAGTAATAAGAGCGAGAGCAGTGAAAGCAGCAGTATCAGCAGTCGTAGCAGTAGTAGCAACGGGAGGTATTTTCTAAAATGGCTTAGATGTTTCATTCACATGactaaaaattag